Proteins encoded within one genomic window of Macrotis lagotis isolate mMagLag1 chromosome 3, bilby.v1.9.chrom.fasta, whole genome shotgun sequence:
- the BET1L gene encoding BET1-like protein, which translates to MASWARGPGPGGGAAADADTDSILDSGNQRLADGLAAKVTRLKALALDMDRDAEEQNRYLDGMDADLSSVTSLLSGSVKRFSGMTRSGRDNRRLLLGVAAGLIVLFFFLSYLVSKART; encoded by the exons ATGGCGAGCTGGGCCCGGG GCCCAGGCCCGGGGGGCGGCGCCGCCGCGGACGCGGACACGGACTCGATCCTGGACAGCGGGAACCAGCGCTTGGCGGACGGGCTGGCGGCCAAGGTCACGCGCCTCAAGGCC cTGGCCTTGGACATGGACCGGGACGCGGAGGAGCAGAACCGCTACCTGGACGGCATG GACGCCGACTTGTCCAGCGTGACCAGCCTGCTGAGCGGGAGCGTGAAGCGCTTCTCGGGCATGACCCGCTCGGGGAGGGACAACCGGCGGCTGCTGCTCGGCGTGGCCGCGGGGCTCATcgtcctcttcttcttcctttcctaccTGGTGTCCAAGGCTCGGACATGA